The DNA region TAGAACAAGtacgagagagaataaagtagagaaatgaggagaaaaaataggaaaagaaaataaagtacgTACGAAAGAGTAAATATGctgttttttgttaaaattgtgTAGAAAATAACTCACTTACAATGGGACGAGCAaaaaagtactccatccgtcccattacaagtgatggatttcttttggatacgggaattaagaaaatgatatatattgagttaaagtggaaagagtaaagtacgataaagaaaaaagtaacagagataaagggagaataaagtaagagggggGAGgggggaataaagtaagagataaatgaagttttcttttaagctaaaaagggaaatcgatcacttgtggtgggacaactcaaaatggagtgttgatcacttgtggtgggacggGGGTAGTATAGTAATTACTTatagtgagacggagggagtagtttttttaagtTGATGAATCTCTATGTAGGCTCTGAAATAAGATATTACTCCATATAGTACTATAGTGTTTTGTAGAGTAagtttttaaagaaaaaaatatactactcacTAGTTAGTGACTTAGTGTTACTTACTTTTTTAGCCGTGGCATTTACTCGTTATATATGGAAGTccaaatttcatattttctgcTAAGCATATTTTGCTAGATTAATGCTCTTAATTTGTCATCACAGCTGTAATAGAAGTCTAAAGTAATGATAATGATGATGAAAATAAAACGATAATGATAAAGATAAGGATAAGGAAAACGATAATATCTAAATTTTAAGATCATATAAACTTCAAGATCCAACTTAACTGAGTATATTTACACAAGGTTGGTATATCTGGCTCAATATTACGTTAAAAAATCGGTGTTATTCATGTTCTTTATTTCATGCAAAGCATGCATGATGCATGGCATGGGTACAGTACAGGACGAGTAATAAAACTATATACGGTGAAGAATTTTTACACATCAAAACATcttagtatatgataaattaagacagtgaatttttttatcaactaaaTAGTTTATACTGAGAAGTTATTGTATTTGAATTTGTGATTAATCCTACGCAATATTGCAAATCGTTATTTAGATCTTAATTAAGAAAAAACCTGAGAATAACTAAAGGAGTAGCAGTTGTATGATGtttctaaaaattgaaaaaatacctACTTCTCAAGTTGATCAGTTTGATGTGTATATATTATCAGAAAGCTAAATTTTAAGAACCCTAAGTTAATCCTATAATTGGTTGTTAAATAGTTTTagacatataaatatataaatagagtTATAGAGATTTGGTAAATATGGGCTTTTTAAACTAGGACTAGTATATAAGAACCAATACGATacatatattttcatattttttaaaggtaaaataaatttcatatgatcattttaaatataaattaagaTGTGTTTTAGGCTGTTGGACAACTCATTAGCTGTTACGAAGGGTTTAGTAATATGCTTTTAATTAGGTTTGACAAAGGGTGTATGTGTAATATGTGTCCTTTTTGGactttgatattttatcttgaTTTTTGAGCCGTACCCAAGatttataaattatgtattttatattgatttataTAAATTGTGTGTGATTTTGGAATCTACTGATTATTggcatattttttatatttaattatagtataaGCATAAAGAATAATAGAGGGGATAGGTGTGATGTGAAGTGTTATTTTAAAGCCAATAATATGTATGtattggagtattttttatcTGGATAAGTACTCATCTTAAGAGCAAAGGAAGAGAATTTGTGGATAGTGGCAGAAATTTACTTAAAGGCAGCTAATGGGTGAAAGACTTTGTATTGCATTACATGCATATATAATTAGATTATGGAAACAAGGAGTAGTTGTCTTCATCAGTCAATATAGATATTTTGATATACTATTATATTTAGAAACTATTAGGGGaaaaattaggatttgaaaaAGTCCCCCTCAATTAAACCAATTCACCATAGATCTAAATTATGCTATAGACTGGCGAATCAGATATTAGTAGTGATTAATGAATTTAAAAggtttaaattaattttgtaaagtTAATTGcctcttaattaatttaacacCAGATGTGAAAGGGAAATTAGGGATAGGAGGTTAATAATTGGTAATTACCTGGAAATATTGTTCCGAAATCAATCTCACACTAGAAACCTAAACTGAGGGCGGTATTGACGTCCAATTTCCATGCAAATCCAGCAAATTCCATTCTCCAAACATCACACGGCATTATTTTATTCCACTTTTGCCCTTGTGCGTTCTGATGAGTGACGCTAACTCTGCATGCAAACGAGGGGCAAAATTGGGGCAACTGTTCCTTTACCACCAACCACACCAAAAAACCCTTCTCCTCCGCCACCATCCTCTTATAAGCAGAGTTCACCCAGATCACGTTGTTTCTGTGGTCCGATATGAAACCAGGACACGTATCCCTCTCCAGGTTATACATCTTTTCTTTATCCGAAGACCCTAACCCTACCCCTGCAAACTTGTCCGTCACGCCTTCCATGACTATCCACGTCACCATCACAGATCCGTAACCTCTCAGATCCGCCGCCGTAGCAACGCTACACCGATCCTCATCTCTCAACCTCATCTCCTTACACTCCGGAGCTCTAATTTCACAGATCTCCCTCTCACCTTCAGATCTCTCACCGAGAAGCTGGAGCGTCACCGTTTTTACCTCAGGCGGAGGCGCGTCGTCGACACCGGATCTCTCCGGCGGCGACGGTAGGTTTCCTCCGTCCAAACCGTCACTCTTCGGCCGGCGCTTACTTTGCCGAGCACGAATACGAACATACTTCCTCTTGACTCTCTTTCCGGTGAGATCTCTGTGATTCTGCTCCGCCGCGCCGGAGCCGGCATCGTCGCCGACAGGTTTAGGCGCGATCGGGCGGAATCTGAGCATTATCCGGCTGAGATCGGTGGATCTAGGCGGGCAGGAGCGCATGAAGCATGGATCTGAAACTATGACCTAACTTTGGTAAGCATCTGCGATTGGAAATGTGGAAAAGCAAAGTGGGGTGCCTGAAGAGGAACAAAAGTAAAGTTGGTGTAGGATATGAGTGACACATGTTAGCAATATAGGAAGTTGAAAATGGGATGTGATTGGTGGAGAGGCGAGGGGCCAATGGGAGAGCGGCAGGTGCAGTAGGGGAGGACGCAACAAGCCATTCCTGAGGAATAATGGTGTTTTTAGGAGGTGAATGGAAAGGTTCCAGAACATGGACACGTGTGCGTTTTCCGTTGCTATACTGCTGAAAGCTACGGgttatcatatatatatatatatatataaatatatgtacgCAGAGGGACacgtgtagagagagagagagcgttTTATTACCGTAGTCACACGCATAACGAGTGAAGGAGGCACAGTCGCTGTCGCTGCAATTAAACGGTGAACTGGAAATGGTACGACTCTGATTAATAAGCCATATAATGATACTCCTATGTTCTCACATATTTGAGCTGTCTAATAATtcatggagtactattattattgtatcataaataaaatagtatattgtgggcccggcgccactattcctgcctgctctctggcaagagcacaacacccacagctgtactcttccgcaaggacgaacacaattcaatttaaaattcaattaaacaaaaacatttccataatattaaaattcattaaaaaatcacaataaatattaaaaattacaattttgtccacccgtatcgccatTCGGgagcaccttggtcgtcgattgggtatggtcggtagccacccggaacgcccgaactttgggtttgaggaggggcagagtattccgtttccggactaggaaacggtggtgaaccgaaccattcggggttccaaccggaGCCCGGGGGTTatcgccgtggccggacattgttatggtgtaggagtggaagaaaaattgagaatggatatggaataatgaagatgagaatgaatatgggagaatgaagatgagaattgtgtagtttggtgtgaatttttgggtgtgaaagtgggggtgtttatagatgaaaatgtgtatttttgggggaaaaaatttaaaaaaaataaaaattggtaaaaaaacggtaataaacggatatattttttttgggaagtgaaatttttttttatcgttttttaattaaaaactgatttttaataaaataaaataaaatttcaaaggCAACGGCATAGCTCTTCGCAGCGAGCAGCGACATgtcagcggcgcgagcgcagcggcggtggAGGCTCGGACGGACgaacgccgtccgtccaccgttgcgcATGCTCTTAactttctcttttatttgtcTTTTTCAGTGAAGTAACGTGTAGTTAGTCAGTGACTACTGAAAGAAATAACGACTGCTAAAATAATTCCAAAATGAATTTTACATTACTCTAGGGCacaataataaattttaaataaaatgaccAAAATGTAGGAtgcatttttttctaatttgtttttctaaaacTAAAACAGCCTAATCCACTGAACAACATCATATTGTGGAAATTCTTTTACAACTAAACCAAACTAATCAATACtactttttttctcaaaaaaacaTTCAACTTATAAGAAGTTTCATATCCTAGTCTTCAAATATTTTTGGACATTCAACTCAAAATATTCATTATTAAAAGCTTCAACTCGttcatatttaaaaatttcACAAGTCTTTTCTTGGATTATGAAAAAGAATactattagtagtagtagtagtatatttttacaGATGAATAGTGGGTCCAGGTCACTAACAAAGTAGAAGGCCTCGAGAGAGTTTCATACATGCAAGAATTGAAGGTGTAGAATGCTTATAATAATCCCTAGCATCTTGCAAAGTTATCTTAATATAGTTGAAGCACAAGCATCCTTACTTCATAACTATAACAGATTATGAGTTTATGACAATTCTGAAGATTGAATCTCTTAAACAATAATACTACACACATAATTCTAATACTTATTACAGTGCGAATTTGGCAATCTACACACTTAACTACGCACTGTTGTTATGCAATTCCTCCGAAGCTTTGTATATactctttatttaatttggttcGTAATGTTCCAAAAAGTCCAATAACCAAATGGAGAAACAATATGTGTAAGTCAAAATTTGTTATGTATTGTCTACATCTTAATTCAACAACTTTTAATCAGTGTCACTGTAGAATGGATACATGGGTACAATAAATTGgtcaaaaatactaaaattttctttattaataGTTAAGGAATATTGGAATGAATAGTTTCTTATACAGATGTTTATATACATATGTTTAAAAATCTTTGAAAAGAATATCATTGGTACTTCATAAGTTTTACtccttaatataaatattaaaatgaacCGCAACTCAACTGCTAATACGCTTTCATTTGTCCAACGTGTCTGGATTCGAGTCATTCAGTATGTATAAATAACGAGTGTAATTTTATGAGTTTTCTTATTAcactatatataaatgtattaaACATGctgctattttattttaattaactcATTTGATCAAGACTTGTCTAGTTcaagataattaattatttatcgtaTTGGAATTACATTGCAACAAACTTGAGTTTATGTACGATAAAGAATTAGTCTTATCAAGCTAACCTCCTCATGAAGATATATAATCAAGCTAACCTCGACCAGGACAAAATTTGATGCAATAAAAATCTTAGCACCTCAATCAGTAATAGTAATTGTTATCACCCAAGATATCGAGATTTCATCGGGTTATGAAAAACCCTCACTTACTGAGAAGTCAATGTaatcgaaaattaaaaatatgaggAGTATATAACAATCCTAGAAATTAATAGagaatatttgaaatattttgttaaaaattcaaaatattacaaaaaaaaatattcataccaaatttgaaaaataaaattatataaatacaagcagtttgaaaaatatttttagtatctAACCTGACATTCTATATATAACTAGGTCACAGGTAAATAAGAACTTCTTGCTTCATTTTCCTTTTGTCCATTACATTTTTATATGAATAATGAAAAGAGATGGCTACGAATATAGAAAGTGGATGGACAAGTTAATGATATGCTCTTGCTAAAGTACATTGAAACACGTGGAAATTATTGAGAGGTCATTACCATTAGGGCAAAGAACAATTATGTGGTTTGTTGTGGTTCGGAGCATTAGTTTATTGGTGGAGTAGAAAGGAAAAGTGTGcccacattaaaaaattaatccaTATTTGCTTACAAACCCACCAATCATGGCATCATAAAAttaaactgaaaagaaataaaataggaacAAGTTTGATATGTGTGCCAATATCTTGAAGTAAATtccttaaaataaaatttggttGCAACTAAAATTGCATTCTACTATTGAAAAAGGCAAATGAAGTTATGTTGATTTTGCCTGATGCATGCCTTCATTAATCCATGTCTCCATGATTAGTAATTCTTCATTGGAAATCCTATGAAAAGTCAAACTTTTTATTTGCAATGAGTGGTTGGTATGTCCATATAATTTAACTATTATATgtctttatttgttttttaatcaACCAATATAAAATCAATTATCAATGTGTAATGATAGTAATTATTTGTTCATGCCAATTATCAAATTActataatactactagtaaataAAAGTAGAATAAAGCTATGCAGCCACATtttggccagccataaattaattaaataataaaaaaaattaatttttttttcaaatttttggtttaatactacttgattttatttttatatcatcttcattatatgttgttcaacatgttagtgttgctctttcgtaatttttgctcaacttattactactgtcatttcttgattgttgctcaacgtatacagtaatttgtgatattaatgtgttttacgtaatggaattcaaagataagtatcaactcacaagttcattcacacccatataagtttatatcggtaattctaattttttttatacaggTAAATGGAccaaattaactctttatggccggccacattatggccatttagcatcactcataAAAGTATGCCGCATTAGTTGTTGTCATTCACAAGAAATAGCTAACACTCCATGTAGATTGGAAGGAGTGATTATTCTCTCGTCATTAGGAAAAATGAGTCGTTGGGAAAGACAATTCATGAGTTCAAATCACAATCATACATatgaaatgaatataaaattgGTTGTTCAATTGTCAAGTTATTCCACCATACCAATAATCtcctataaatatatattccaGGGGAAAATCATAGATACATTGTTGGCACATTTACTATCACACAAAGTTACAGAAAATGATATTCTTTAGTAGTATATTATAGGAGGTTGATatagggagtaatattttattatgaagATAATCTGCAGAAGCATTCAAGAATATATTTCTTGACCATCATATCAACCAATCAGGATAAAGCACGAGtgtgaaaatgaaaaaagaatacAGCTTTAGAAGCAGCATTATTTCACAACCTGTAGCATctaacaagatttaataaatttcaattaataGAAAGATATTAAATTTTGCTCAAGTAATCAAATTCTTCTGAGAAGATATAAGTATTCGGTTATTACATGAAGTTTCCCCTTTCAGGAATCTCGCTCTCTCATTTTTCATCAAAATCCAAACAATAACAGTTACCATCAGCAGCTGGAAAACCAAGAAATCTTTTCCCTAGTAAGATTTCATTATTCACCACCAAAATGGAAAATCTATAAATCGGCCCACGGCCTGGGAAAAATGTCGATTCGTGAATAAAGTAGCATGAAGACAAGAAAAGTTGATCCTCTGGAACGTAAACTAGGAAGCTGAGGAAATCTAGTTCACAACATCAAGCACCAGCTTACGAGACTTGAGAACAGACCACCTCATGCGCCTGTAATAACCAGCCTGAAGAAGTGCGAGTGATAGAACGAATATCCATTTAAATCCCATCTGTGGTTTCAGGTAGCAATGCCAAATATGTTAGACAAGAGGTAACACGCTAATGGGTGTGTACAGTCTTTGCTATATTTGTTAGTGAAACCATACCAGTTTTCTCTCTTCCATTTCAGGCTCTGCAGCCCACGCTAGAAATGTGACAACATCTTTACCCATCTGTGAAAGATAGCAAATAAAGAGATGAGCCTGATATGGAAAATGGGAATGTGATCTCGGATAAATATGCATGAACGGAAAGTTAAATGTGATTTAACCTGAGCTTCTGTTGCGGGTGTACCATCTTCGTACTCAACAGCACCATCACTAAGCATTTTAGGCATAGCAATAGCTCCCCCAGGGAAGTAAGGGTTGTAATGCAATCCTTCACGAATCTAGAGAGGAAAATACTTTCACCATTTAGAATTTATCCATTATAAATACAAATTCCCTACTTAGAAAAAGGAACAGTACAATTATAAGGAAATTATCAGTAATGTTAATTAGAGTTCAATCACAAACTGCTAACAAATGTGATGGATGACGTATCTTTAATGACCAATGAAAAATTGAACAAGTACAATGATGATCCAAAGCAAAATCcacaaataaaatgaaagaataattgtttattcTCAAATATGTATGGCAGTCTAGGTACTCAGAACACTTGATATGAAtacgaactaattttaaaatgatttttaCCATCAATTTACTACATTCAGGGATCCACTTCAAGCGTATTCAAAACCACTAggttaattaaacaaaaaaaaatccaagGGGAGGGCCACGTAATACGAGGTCACCTGCTTGAAGTTTAAACATTTTTACCAGCCATAACAACAAAATTTGCTGGTATTGTTGAAAACTGAGTTATGGATCATGATGTAAGAAGTAAAACGAATTTTGATGATTACAAGGgtgatcaaatgaatacacAGACACGCTCCGCCACCCGACCTACTAAAAGagaaggaaataaaacaaaacgGAGCACAATAGGAAGTTCAAAATGGGAAGAAAAACTACGAGCATATTAATCCACTTGGTGAGCTGgcatttccaaatatagaatcAAATTAGATAAATTCTATACCAAGTTGAGGCCAGCTTAGACACAAATTATTCAATATAATATTGCACTTTATGAAGGTAAATCAAATATGAACTAGAAAAACTTACTGTAACACCAGCAGGAGGATCATGATATCCAGTCAATAGGGCAAATACATAATTTTGACCATTGTGACGAGCCTAAAGAGGCAAGAGGAAAAATATTAGCAGAGATAGATAACATGACAATCCAAGGATGAAGATATGAGGGAGAGGTAGAAAATACTTTGGTTATAAGACTTAAATCAGGAGGATAAGCACCGCCATTAGCAAACCTAGCTGCTTGTTCATTTGCATATGGCTGAGGAAACCGGTCACTGAGCTTGCCAGGACGAGTAAACATCTCTCCCTCATCATTTGGCCCATCAACTACCTCAATCTCAGCGGCCATAGCTTTAGTTTCCTCTTCTGTATATGCAACACCAACCAAGTCACGGAATGAAATTAATGACATTGAGTGGCAGGAGGCACAAACTTGTTGATACACCTGGTGACCACGACGAATCCTGTTTAACATGGAAAAAGGTATCTCAATTCAAAATCAATGGAAAATGAAAAGCATTTAAATGAAGAAGAGGGTAATATCCAATCACAACAGTAGAAACTAACCCATCAGAATTGGTGGAACAAATAAAGACACGACTCTATACTGGTATATGAGCAAATAGGGTATCCTTGTATTGTTGTTCAATGAATCCAGTATCACTTTCTCTTGACATAGTTTGTTTGCTTCattaaatattcattttcttttctttgactCATCatattttcacttttcaccttcAAATGCTCAAGTATATGTTGAAGGAAAAAGCTTTTTATAATGAGATGTGAGGGTGATCTTTTTGCATAATGCATAGTACGATCCGGAAATCAAGCTGGTCATcattaattattcaaaataagATACTTTGATTAGATCATAACCTAAGAACAAAAAGGATCCAGCACATACAGGGATAGAATCTATGAAAGCCGACAACCCCAATATAAAACTTGTTCTTCACTGTCAAATGTCAACAGCCAGGGCTGGACAAAGAGCTGTGTTGATAGGCCTCCATTGACCAAAATGATATTATCAAAGATACATATAAGTTGAAAGCAACTAGAAAAAGTTATGCAGTGCAAATTCCCGGCATTAAGGTTAGTTTACAGACCAATAAAAGGGATAATAGATGCCAAAAGGTAATGAAACAGGATGAGTTGCTtctgaactttttttttagtCCCACTATTTCAAAGAGAAAACTTTACAAGAATGAATCTAAAAGCAAAGAGAATGCAGAAACATTTAGTGTTTATCGGCAATAGAGAATGCAGAACTGAAGATATTCAGTTCTTGTAAATACAGTGTACAAAAAAGAACTTGAGAAAGCAACAGATTAACTTACGAAGCATGGTCATATGAATTTAGAATGCCACTGTGTGGCCAAGGATAGGTGgcagcttccaaaccatgttcAGCCTCATCACAAGATGCTATTGTTGCATAACTTAACAACCCTGAGACACCTGCCCCACATAGAGCCAATGCCCTCCAGGACTTAGTGGCAGCAGACCCAACTGCTTCCTGCTCTTTCTTAGAAATAAGAGATGACAATGGAAACACCTGACGGAAAAAGGAATATTGGCATCATCGTTTCAGTATTTCTTAAGCACTGAGTTAAGAAATTGTCTAGATACTGATTATGCCAAAGAATATGAAAGGATTTCCCAGTTACTTGCCAGGAAAACAATTGAACCTAAGATTTCCTATAGACAGTGATAACAGATTGTTATAGAATTTCGGAAACGAATGGATGCATTTATCGCACTAGAAAAGTAGGAATGGAACAAATTCTATTCAGCTTTCAATCATGGGGGGATTTTGCACATATTTTCAACAGAGGCGGGATTTCACCAACCTTACATTAATCAAATTGAAGAAAAATGTGAAACTATCCAGATAGAACAGATGTACTATATTTGAACCAAGAAAGACAATCATACAGTGTTTTGTGACTGAAATCTCCCTCTTAGCAACCGGCCGAGAGCTCTGCCTACAAACATCTTATCTCCCTGTTTAATTGAAATAAAGGAACAAAATGGTAGATATTCAGTTTATGTCCAACTAATACAAAAGACAGAGGTACATAGACTCATTAACAGCAAACAACAATTTAAGGACAAAAAACACAAAGCTAAGATTCTGAATTaccatgaaaaaaaaatagccaCATCAAACCTGTCCTTTCTAGGGGAAACATTAAGTAAAGAGATATTCCCATGTTCTGCAATACAGCCATCGCCCCTCAAACATAATACCACTCCCAATAAAACAAGAAAACCATCATTCCACAAAACAAGCAACACTGCCGCTACATCACTCCACTGGATCTAGTGCGTGTGATTCAGAACAACCCTAGTAATTCTACAAACAACAGGTACTGATAACTGGAGAtggtaaataattaattaaaaaaaaggagatGGTATCCTTTTCACAAGTAACAAAGGCGAAATCATATAAACTCAGAACAGCCCTAGTATTTCTACAAACAAAAGGTACTGATAACTGAAGatggaaataattaaaaaaaaggagatGGCATCCTCTTCCCAAGAAACAAAGGCGGAATCGTATAAACTACCATAGTCCGATTTGAATCTGAAAACTTAACCTACCAACATGTAGAAATGCTGCAACTTCAATGCGAAAATAGggagagaaataaaaaaataagaagaaaatataattaaatagagAGGTATTTCAGTTCACGGAAATAGCAGATCGAGAGGAACATTCACCTAAATACGAAAATCTCGACGGCAGCGATTGTTTGGAGATCCGAGAAAACGAAGAAGCCGACGAAGACCTGTCCAAATGAAATTACTGTATTTGGAATATGAGTATATTTGAAGATGGATTTTTTAAGATAATAAGagagaattttaaaataaaatgcaatttcGTGCTATTGGGCCTCAGTGGCCCATTTAAGGGTGGATACCAAATTTAGGCTTGGTTATTTAGTTGGAAAAAAATAGTGCATTCAGAATATATACGACTAGGGGAGATATGAATTACTAACTAATTATAAATCACAAAGACCAAATCTTAGCTATTAGATTAAGGGATTataaatcacaaattaagactaaatcttagctattaaattaaaagatctaatggttgaaataatgtcacgtgaattatattataaatttaaaaaattataaataaatttaaatggtattaatgtcaattctctctcatcaaaatcatcttaaaactttaaatttacgtaactctctcgatttaaattttttattcacaaaaaatatatcaaattaaagataattttataaggattccaacgagatctcaattgcatatgttccgacgatgttcaggtaatgaaatttgataaattatatttcaattttcgtacatgttgataagcagattttatcaacaactgcaaaaaaatctcaatatagtgtatgcaaaatctcaatataatgtaggcaaaatatcaataaaaatgggttgatattttcttatacttgtgttgatattctcatgtcatattgttgatatttgtaatacactatgttgatataaaaaaacacccacgaaaattatcatatgataacataatgacgatattacccatttgttaatattttgtctactttttattgaaatttgtgagctttaatctcatccactcattaaaATATCTAAGGGTGTAGATTTAGCCTTAGTTTTTTATTATAGTGTTATAAGCATTAAAATAGGACCCTATACGATTATCTACATTAAATTTAAACTcatttaagtagtatataaaatatcatGTTAAATAGTGATTTTTATTCCCAtcatttacactaaattcaaatttaaaaaaatattctttaTCCACACTTTTTTTTActctcaaaatttaaaaatgtaatTTGGATCCCAAAAATAAGATGAATATGTAATTTGGATTTGTTGTAATATAAACCCAAAAATAAGATGGAGTTTAGAATACCACTGGAAATATTTACCTACTTCATTTAAGTTTAAGCGTATCAAAGATTGCCTAAGCTTCTTTTACTTTCATATATCTTCATATATTTTGTAACAAAATATAGCCTTTTCTGGCAAGTATGGATTTGATACTCATTATCAAATTTAGATTTGTGAG from Salvia splendens isolate huo1 chromosome 9, SspV2, whole genome shotgun sequence includes:
- the LOC121747805 gene encoding uncharacterized protein LOC121747805, with the translated sequence MRSCPPRSTDLSRIMLRFRPIAPKPVGDDAGSGAAEQNHRDLTGKRVKRKYVRIRARQSKRRPKSDGLDGGNLPSPPERSGVDDAPPPEVKTVTLQLLGERSEGEREICEIRAPECKEMRLRDEDRCSVATAADLRGYGSVMVTWIVMEGVTDKFAGVGLGSSDKEKMYNLERDTCPGFISDHRNNVIWVNSAYKRMVAEEKGFLVWLVVKEQLPQFCPSFACRVSVTHQNAQGQKWNKIMPCDVWRMEFAGFAWKLDVNTALSLGF
- the LOC121746451 gene encoding cytochrome c1-2, heme protein, mitochondrial-like isoform X3, which produces MFVGRALGRLLRGRFQSQNTVFPLSSLISKKEQEAVGSAATKSWRALALCGAGVSGLLSYATIASCDEAEHGLEAATYPWPHSGILNSYDHASIRRGHQVYQQVCASCHSMSLISFRDLVGVAYTEEETKAMAAEIEVVDGPNDEGEMFTRPGKLSDRFPQPYANEQAARFANGGAYPPDLSLITKARHNGQNYVFALLTGYHDPPAGVTIREGLHYNPYFPGGAIAMPKMLSDGAVEYEDGTPATEAQMGKDVVTFLAWAAEPEMEERKLMGFKWIFVLSLALLQAGYYRRMRWSVLKSRKLVLDVVN
- the LOC121746451 gene encoding cytochrome c1-2, heme protein, mitochondrial-like isoform X2 gives rise to the protein MGDKMFVGRALGRLLRGRFQSQNTVFPLSSLISKKEQEAVGSAATKSWRALALCGAGVSGLLSYATIASCDEAEHGLEAATYPWPHSGILNSYDHASIRRGHQVYQQVCASCHSMSLISFRDLVGVAYTEEETKAMAAEIEVVDGPNDEGEMFTRPGKLSDRFPQPYANEQAARFANGGAYPPDLSLITKARHNGQNYVFALLTGYHDPPAGVTIREGLHYNPYFPGGAIAMPKMLSDGAVEYEDGTPATEAQMGKDVVTFLAWAAEPEMEERKLMGFKWIFVLSLALLQAGYYRRMRWSVLKSRKLVLDVVN
- the LOC121746451 gene encoding cytochrome c1-2, heme protein, mitochondrial-like isoform X1, which gives rise to MLGDKMFVGRALGRLLRGRFQSQNTVFPLSSLISKKEQEAVGSAATKSWRALALCGAGVSGLLSYATIASCDEAEHGLEAATYPWPHSGILNSYDHASIRRGHQVYQQVCASCHSMSLISFRDLVGVAYTEEETKAMAAEIEVVDGPNDEGEMFTRPGKLSDRFPQPYANEQAARFANGGAYPPDLSLITKARHNGQNYVFALLTGYHDPPAGVTIREGLHYNPYFPGGAIAMPKMLSDGAVEYEDGTPATEAQMGKDVVTFLAWAAEPEMEERKLMGFKWIFVLSLALLQAGYYRRMRWSVLKSRKLVLDVVN